The following coding sequences are from one Longimicrobium sp. window:
- a CDS encoding DUF2231 domain-containing protein — MSVPGHLFLAHFPVALIVTGAAADAIGAATAKQGLRRAAGALLVLGAATSMLTFLTGGAALQAIYPRVSPGDPRIEVHAQWGGAGVWALAAAGALRGLWRDRLRGPHRWILLAAAIASAVLVIAIAFSGAALSHG; from the coding sequence GTGAGCGTGCCGGGGCACCTCTTTCTCGCGCACTTTCCCGTCGCGCTGATCGTGACGGGCGCGGCGGCGGACGCGATCGGCGCCGCAACCGCGAAGCAGGGCCTCCGCCGCGCGGCGGGGGCCCTGCTCGTGCTCGGTGCGGCCACCTCTATGCTCACCTTTCTCACCGGGGGCGCCGCACTCCAGGCGATCTATCCTCGCGTGTCTCCTGGCGATCCACGCATCGAGGTGCACGCGCAGTGGGGCGGCGCGGGGGTGTGGGCGCTGGCCGCCGCCGGTGCGCTCCGCGGACTCTGGCGCGACCGGCTGCGAGGGCCGCACCGCTGGATTCTGCTCGCAGCGGCGATCGCGTCCGCCGTGCTCGTCATCGCCATCGCCTTCTCCGGCGCGGCGTTGTCGCACGGCTGA
- a CDS encoding response regulator transcription factor, with the protein MATIRVLLVDDHAVMRAGLRALLASEQGIEVVGEASTGEEAVELAECLRPDVAVMDLSMPGIGGLAATRQITAKQLPTRVLVLTLHGESEFLLPLLEAGGAGYVTKSSADRDLVEGIRVVARGDVYLDPGAARLLVKNFREPHDAGREAPLARLSAREREVLALTAEGYSSAEIGVRLGISGKTVETYRERLMDKLGLHHRSELVRLALREGLLVAAA; encoded by the coding sequence ATGGCTACGATCCGGGTGCTCCTGGTGGACGACCACGCGGTGATGCGCGCGGGGCTGCGCGCGCTGCTGGCGTCCGAGCAGGGAATCGAAGTGGTGGGCGAGGCGTCCACCGGCGAGGAGGCGGTGGAGCTGGCCGAGTGCCTGCGGCCGGACGTGGCCGTGATGGACCTGTCGATGCCCGGCATCGGCGGGCTGGCGGCCACCCGGCAGATCACCGCGAAGCAGCTGCCCACGCGCGTGCTGGTGCTGACGCTGCACGGCGAGAGCGAGTTCCTGCTGCCGCTGCTGGAGGCGGGCGGCGCGGGTTACGTCACCAAGAGCAGCGCCGACCGCGACCTGGTGGAGGGGATCCGCGTGGTGGCGCGCGGCGACGTCTACCTCGACCCCGGCGCCGCGCGGCTGCTGGTGAAGAACTTCCGCGAGCCGCACGACGCCGGCCGCGAGGCGCCGCTCGCCCGCCTGTCCGCGCGCGAGCGCGAGGTGCTGGCGCTGACCGCCGAGGGCTACAGCAGCGCGGAGATCGGCGTGCGGCTGGGGATCAGCGGGAAGACGGTGGAGACGTACCGCGAGCGGCTGATGGACAAGCTCGGCCTGCACCATCGCAGCGAGCTGGTGCGCCTGGCGCTCCGCGAAGGCTTGCTGGTCGCCGCGGCGTGA
- a CDS encoding DUF4160 domain-containing protein: MVRIFGQNGFVVHIWPNDHEPAHVHVYRAEGLAKIEIRSLGLRVAYDMKPKDVRRAIDIVAANQIPFLRKWREIHGG, encoded by the coding sequence ATGGTAAGAATCTTCGGTCAGAACGGGTTCGTGGTGCACATCTGGCCCAACGACCACGAGCCGGCGCACGTGCACGTGTACCGCGCCGAGGGGCTGGCGAAGATCGAGATCCGGTCGCTCGGGTTGCGGGTGGCGTACGACATGAAGCCGAAGGACGTGCGGCGGGCGATCGACATCGTCGCCGCGAACCAGATTCCGTTCCTGCGCAAGTGGAGGGAGATCCATGGCGGCTGA
- a CDS encoding DUF2442 domain-containing protein has translation MAAEAKVTDREIRAAIKRGREADRTEPRAASARYDAGSGRVVMELTNGCSFAFPARFGQGLEGASSEQLAAVEVQAGGRALHWEELDVDLGVAPLVKGIFGSAAWMLELRSEMAREGGRATSPEKARAARENGRKGGRPRKHPAPSADDEAEPAGRQSFPRRRAVA, from the coding sequence ATGGCGGCTGAAGCGAAGGTCACCGACCGCGAGATCCGCGCGGCCATCAAGCGCGGACGCGAGGCCGACCGCACCGAGCCGCGCGCCGCATCCGCCCGCTACGACGCTGGCTCGGGGCGCGTGGTGATGGAGCTGACCAACGGCTGCTCGTTCGCGTTCCCCGCCCGGTTCGGGCAGGGGCTGGAGGGCGCCTCGTCCGAGCAGCTTGCCGCCGTCGAGGTGCAGGCGGGCGGGCGCGCGCTGCACTGGGAGGAGTTGGACGTGGATCTCGGCGTGGCTCCGCTGGTCAAGGGGATCTTCGGCAGCGCGGCGTGGATGCTCGAGCTGCGCAGCGAGATGGCACGCGAAGGCGGCCGCGCCACGTCGCCCGAGAAGGCGCGGGCGGCGCGCGAGAACGGGCGCAAGGGCGGGCGGCCGCGCAAGCATCCGGCGCCGTCCGCCGACGACGAGGCGGAGCCGGCGGGCCGGCAGTCGTTTCCGCGGCGGCGGGCGGTGGCGTAG
- a CDS encoding alpha/beta fold hydrolase, whose protein sequence is MHSIPVTFPGPAGQTLSGRLEMPPDGEAVGGAVIAHCFTCASTLTAVVQMARALARERLAVLRFDFTGLGESEGEFAQAHFSSCVEDLQAAAAWMAGRGFPVRLLVGHSLGGTAALAAAAGIEPLAAIATVASPFDPWHATNLFAESLEEIERTGEATVQLGGRPFRVTRELLDDLRGAKMAERIHALRIPLLILHSPRDPTVGIDNATKIWSAARHPKSFVSLDDADHLLTKKEDAQYAGRVIAAWASRWMPDPPGPTVDELAEAGRVVTVTRGSSFRTEISAGRHVFVSDEPVAVGGSDAAPTPYDYLVAALGTCTGMTLQAYAARKGWPLEEVTVRLEHGKVHGIDEEQCAHREARMDRIERVLEIEGELSAEQRARLLEIADKCPVHRTLTAGVFVETRAAEETPGEA, encoded by the coding sequence ATGCACTCGATCCCCGTCACCTTTCCCGGCCCGGCCGGGCAGACGCTTTCCGGCCGCCTGGAGATGCCGCCCGACGGCGAGGCGGTGGGCGGCGCCGTCATCGCCCACTGCTTCACCTGCGCCAGCACGCTCACCGCCGTGGTGCAGATGGCGCGCGCGCTGGCCCGCGAGCGGCTGGCCGTGCTGCGCTTCGACTTCACCGGGCTGGGCGAGAGCGAGGGCGAGTTCGCGCAGGCGCACTTCTCCTCCTGCGTCGAGGACCTGCAGGCCGCGGCGGCGTGGATGGCCGGCCGCGGCTTTCCCGTGCGCCTGCTCGTCGGGCACTCGCTGGGCGGCACGGCGGCGCTGGCCGCGGCGGCGGGGATCGAGCCGCTGGCCGCGATCGCCACCGTGGCCTCGCCGTTCGATCCCTGGCACGCCACCAACCTCTTCGCCGAGTCGCTGGAAGAGATCGAGCGCACGGGCGAGGCGACGGTCCAACTCGGCGGCCGCCCCTTCCGCGTCACCCGCGAGCTGCTGGACGACCTGCGCGGGGCGAAGATGGCCGAGCGCATCCACGCGCTCCGCATCCCCCTGCTCATCCTCCATTCCCCGCGCGACCCAACGGTGGGGATCGACAACGCGACGAAGATCTGGTCCGCCGCGAGGCATCCCAAGTCGTTCGTCTCCCTCGACGACGCCGACCACCTGCTGACGAAGAAGGAGGACGCGCAGTACGCCGGGCGCGTGATCGCGGCGTGGGCATCGCGCTGGATGCCCGATCCCCCCGGGCCCACGGTGGACGAGCTGGCGGAGGCGGGACGCGTGGTGACGGTGACGCGCGGCTCGTCGTTCCGCACCGAGATCTCCGCCGGCCGCCACGTGTTCGTGAGCGACGAGCCCGTCGCGGTGGGTGGGTCCGACGCGGCGCCGACGCCGTACGACTACCTGGTCGCCGCGCTGGGCACGTGCACGGGGATGACGCTGCAGGCGTACGCGGCGCGGAAGGGGTGGCCGCTGGAGGAGGTGACCGTGCGGCTGGAGCACGGCAAGGTGCACGGCATCGACGAGGAGCAGTGCGCCCACCGCGAGGCGCGCATGGACCGCATCGAGCGCGTGCTGGAGATCGAGGGCGAGCTGAGCGCCGAGCAGCGCGCGCGGCTGCTGGAGATCGCCGACAAGTGCCCCGTCCACCGCACCCTCACCGCCGGCGTGTTCGTGGAGACGAGGGCGGCGGAGGAAACGCCCGGAGAGGCGTGA
- a CDS encoding branched-chain amino acid transaminase: protein MSTANGPTRLIWRDGQLVDWREATIHVMSHVAHYGSCVFEGIRCYETPDGPAIFRLHDHVRRLIDSAKIYRIPCAHTLETLADACVEVVAANGVQHCYLRPLIARTGEQMGIMADDRFVETFIVAWIWGTYLGEGALENGVDACISSWRRAAPDTFPSLGKAGGAYLNSQLAKMEARDRGFAEAIMLDTYGYVAEGTGQNLFVVRDDVLFTPPISANILAGITRDSVIRIARDLGYEVREENLPREFVYIADEAFFTGTAAELTPLRSVDRVPIGQGRRGPITAEIQDRFLGLCRGELPDTYGWLTHVPAHAGV, encoded by the coding sequence ATGAGCACAGCCAACGGACCCACGCGGCTGATCTGGCGCGACGGGCAGCTCGTGGACTGGCGCGAGGCCACGATCCACGTGATGAGCCACGTGGCCCACTACGGCTCGTGCGTGTTCGAGGGGATCCGCTGCTACGAGACGCCCGACGGACCCGCCATCTTCCGCCTGCACGACCACGTGCGCCGGCTGATCGACAGCGCCAAGATCTACCGCATCCCCTGCGCGCACACGCTGGAGACGCTGGCCGATGCCTGCGTGGAGGTGGTGGCGGCCAACGGCGTGCAGCACTGCTACCTGCGCCCGCTGATCGCCCGCACCGGCGAGCAGATGGGGATCATGGCCGACGACCGGTTCGTGGAAACCTTCATCGTCGCCTGGATCTGGGGGACGTACCTGGGCGAGGGCGCGCTGGAGAACGGCGTCGACGCCTGCATCAGCAGCTGGCGGCGCGCGGCGCCCGACACCTTCCCCTCGCTGGGGAAGGCCGGCGGCGCGTACCTGAACTCGCAGCTGGCCAAGATGGAGGCCCGGGACCGCGGCTTCGCCGAGGCCATCATGCTCGACACCTACGGCTACGTGGCCGAGGGGACGGGGCAGAACCTGTTCGTGGTGCGCGACGACGTGCTGTTCACGCCGCCGATCTCGGCCAACATCCTGGCCGGCATCACCCGCGACAGCGTGATCCGCATCGCCAGGGACCTGGGATACGAGGTGCGCGAGGAGAACCTGCCGCGCGAGTTCGTCTACATCGCCGACGAGGCGTTCTTCACCGGCACCGCCGCCGAGCTCACGCCGCTGCGCTCGGTGGACCGCGTGCCCATCGGCCAGGGGCGCCGCGGCCCCATCACCGCCGAGATCCAGGACCGCTTCCTGGGCCTCTGCCGCGGCGAGCTCCCGGACACCTACGGCTGGCTCACGCACGTCCCCGCGCACGCCGGCGTCTGA
- a CDS encoding cbb3-type cytochrome c oxidase subunit I — MLDPFVRRFIRASLLWLGCGVVIGVWMALQPAAVAYRPAHLHANLLGFVSMMIFGVAYHVIPRFTGHPLHSRRLANLHVWIANAGLAGMVAGFILRVHLWRAGPALLGVGGTLSAAGAFFFIYNLWRTLDEPKRRAGALPTLERAPAAARKSA, encoded by the coding sequence ATGCTGGATCCGTTCGTCCGCAGGTTCATCCGCGCCAGCCTGCTCTGGCTGGGGTGCGGGGTGGTGATCGGGGTGTGGATGGCGCTGCAGCCCGCCGCGGTGGCGTACCGGCCCGCGCACCTGCACGCCAACCTGCTCGGCTTCGTGAGCATGATGATCTTCGGCGTGGCGTACCACGTGATCCCGCGCTTCACCGGCCACCCGCTGCACAGCCGCCGCCTGGCGAACCTGCACGTGTGGATCGCCAACGCGGGGCTCGCGGGGATGGTGGCGGGCTTCATCCTGCGCGTGCACCTGTGGCGCGCGGGCCCGGCGCTGCTGGGCGTGGGCGGAACGCTGAGCGCGGCGGGCGCCTTCTTCTTCATCTACAACCTGTGGCGCACGCTCGACGAGCCGAAGCGCCGCGCGGGCGCGCTCCCCACGCTGGAGCGCGCACCCGCCGCGGCGCGGAAGAGCGCCTGA
- a CDS encoding DUF542 domain-containing protein, which produces MQTTTITPETTVNEAAAQFPATLRVFGARGIDSCCGGAKPLAEVAERHGLDLDELLAELRDAAETEE; this is translated from the coding sequence ATGCAGACTACGACCATCACCCCCGAGACGACCGTCAACGAGGCGGCCGCGCAGTTCCCCGCCACCCTGCGCGTGTTCGGCGCCCGGGGCATCGACTCGTGCTGCGGCGGCGCCAAACCGCTGGCCGAGGTGGCCGAGCGCCACGGGCTGGACTTGGACGAGCTGCTGGCGGAGCTGAGGGACGCGGCGGAGACAGAGGAGTAA
- a CDS encoding type II toxin-antitoxin system VapC family toxin: protein MRKYVVDTNLYVHAARDLAWKASFQTFVRANRPHLFLHSTVASELLAGAITPALKRDTHRNLIAPFESTGRVITPTHEAWKRAGEIVADLVRAKVFSPGGIPRSFLNDCVIAASARYSGFTLITDNARDFQIIRTVAPFEFVRAWPETTT from the coding sequence ATGCGCAAGTACGTCGTCGATACCAACCTGTACGTCCATGCCGCGCGCGATCTTGCCTGGAAGGCTTCTTTCCAGACGTTCGTGCGGGCGAACAGGCCTCATCTGTTTCTGCATTCGACGGTTGCCAGCGAACTGCTGGCAGGCGCGATAACGCCCGCGCTGAAGCGCGATACGCATCGGAACCTGATCGCGCCGTTCGAGAGCACGGGTCGGGTGATCACACCGACGCACGAGGCATGGAAGCGAGCGGGCGAGATCGTGGCGGACCTCGTGCGCGCGAAGGTATTCAGCCCTGGTGGAATCCCGCGCTCGTTCCTCAACGACTGTGTGATCGCGGCGTCCGCGCGTTACAGTGGCTTTACCCTGATCACCGACAACGCCAGGGACTTCCAGATTATCCGTACGGTCGCGCCGTTCGAGTTTGTGCGCGCGTGGCCGGAGACCACCACATAG
- a CDS encoding RNA polymerase sigma factor, which yields MSGQKRSPRSGAAGSGATAELPRKKNFRLHQSKIDRAMKVLGTRTETETIEQALDLVTFGDAVIEGIEAMYGSGLQNVIDEPPEEQPQKSEIGVELEQAIGKLSPAYRQAIILRHIHDLPYEQIAELMALPVGTVKTYVHRGRRELHEMLEHVTAS from the coding sequence ATGTCCGGACAGAAGCGCTCGCCAAGGAGCGGTGCCGCGGGGTCAGGCGCGACCGCAGAGCTTCCCAGAAAGAAAAACTTCCGTCTTCATCAGTCGAAGATCGACCGGGCTATGAAGGTGCTCGGCACGCGTACCGAGACCGAAACGATCGAGCAGGCCCTCGACCTGGTCACGTTTGGCGATGCCGTCATCGAGGGGATTGAGGCGATGTACGGTTCCGGGCTGCAGAATGTCATCGACGAGCCACCTGAGGAGCAGCCGCAGAAAAGCGAGATCGGCGTCGAACTCGAGCAGGCAATCGGAAAGCTCAGCCCCGCGTATCGGCAAGCGATCATCCTTCGCCACATCCATGACTTGCCGTACGAGCAGATCGCAGAGCTGATGGCGCTTCCGGTGGGTACTGTCAAAACCTACGTCCACCGTGGGCGCAGGGAGTTGCATGAGATGCTGGAGCACGTGACCGCATCATGA
- the rpsD gene encoding 30S ribosomal protein S4, with amino-acid sequence MVAKRGPRLKAVRRLGTPLPGLTRKESDKKPYPPGQHGPTGGGGRGRRKQSEYGRQLMEKQKLRLNYGVSERQLRNYMAQAVRQGGKTGEALLALLERRLDNVVFRLGLAPTIPAARQLVAHGHVRVDGRRVDRPAMLVNVGQRITMSDRGKNMPEVVNSVEHGPQVRLPGYLAIDPADKFGGRVIALPMRSDVPVIVDDAAVVEFYAR; translated from the coding sequence ATGGTGGCGAAGCGAGGGCCGCGCCTGAAGGCCGTGCGCCGGCTGGGGACGCCGCTCCCCGGCCTGACCCGCAAGGAGAGCGACAAGAAGCCGTATCCGCCGGGCCAGCACGGGCCCACCGGCGGCGGCGGGCGCGGGCGCCGCAAGCAGAGCGAGTACGGGCGCCAGCTGATGGAAAAGCAGAAGCTGCGCCTGAACTACGGCGTCAGCGAGCGGCAGCTGCGCAACTACATGGCGCAGGCTGTCCGCCAGGGCGGAAAGACCGGTGAGGCGCTGCTGGCGCTGCTGGAGCGGCGGCTCGACAACGTCGTGTTCCGCCTGGGGCTGGCGCCCACCATTCCCGCCGCGCGGCAGCTGGTGGCGCACGGCCACGTTCGCGTGGACGGCCGCCGCGTGGACCGCCCCGCGATGCTGGTGAACGTCGGCCAGCGGATCACCATGTCCGACCGCGGCAAGAACATGCCCGAGGTGGTGAACTCGGTGGAGCACGGGCCGCAGGTGCGCCTTCCCGGCTACTTGGCCATCGACCCGGCCGACAAGTTCGGCGGCCGCGTCATCGCCCTCCCCATGCGCTCCGACGTCCCCGTGATCGTGGACGACGCAGCAGTGGTGGAGTTCTACGCTCGATAG
- a CDS encoding NAD(P)-dependent oxidoreductase, translating to MEIFVTGATGVLGRPVVRLLKRQGHTVRALARSDSNDEMLRRLGAEPVRGDLFDAASLVAAVEGAGAVLHLATRIPPRSRARHPEAWAENHRIRTEGARNLVDAAIAAGAGTFIYPGICFVYADGGGEWIDAESGSVEAEGMLGSTLEAETQVRRFTAAGGRGIVLRMGYFYGPEAESTLDTLALARRGAAILAGSGDAYYPAIWVDDAAEAVVSALRAAPAGVYDVVDDEPLTRRELAKTVAEAAGRPFVVRPPVWLLKLAGGREAGFMARSQRVSNARFKAATGWTPRVSDARVGWRLVAESLRQPQHNGG from the coding sequence ATGGAGATCTTCGTCACCGGCGCCACGGGCGTTCTGGGGCGGCCGGTCGTTCGCCTGCTCAAGCGGCAGGGGCACACCGTGCGCGCGCTGGCCCGTTCCGATTCCAACGACGAGATGCTGCGCCGCCTCGGCGCCGAGCCCGTGCGCGGCGACCTGTTCGACGCCGCGTCGCTCGTCGCGGCCGTCGAGGGCGCGGGCGCCGTGCTGCACCTGGCCACGCGCATCCCGCCGCGCAGCCGGGCACGTCATCCCGAGGCGTGGGCGGAGAACCACCGCATCCGCACCGAGGGCGCGCGCAACCTGGTGGACGCGGCCATCGCGGCGGGCGCGGGCACGTTCATCTACCCCGGCATCTGCTTCGTCTACGCCGACGGCGGCGGCGAGTGGATCGACGCGGAGAGCGGCAGCGTGGAGGCCGAGGGGATGCTGGGCTCCACGCTTGAGGCCGAGACGCAGGTGCGGCGCTTCACCGCCGCGGGCGGGCGCGGGATCGTGCTGCGGATGGGCTACTTCTACGGCCCCGAGGCCGAGTCCACGCTCGATACGCTGGCGCTCGCCCGGCGCGGCGCGGCCATCCTGGCCGGCTCGGGCGACGCGTACTATCCCGCGATCTGGGTGGACGACGCGGCCGAGGCGGTCGTTTCCGCGCTGCGCGCCGCGCCGGCCGGCGTGTACGACGTGGTCGACGACGAGCCGCTCACCCGCCGCGAGCTGGCGAAGACGGTGGCCGAGGCGGCGGGGCGGCCGTTCGTCGTGCGCCCGCCGGTGTGGCTGCTGAAGCTGGCCGGCGGGCGCGAGGCCGGGTTCATGGCGCGCAGCCAGCGCGTCTCCAACGCGCGCTTCAAGGCCGCCACGGGGTGGACGCCGCGCGTGTCCGACGCGCGCGTGGGGTGGCGCCTCGTGGCCGAAAGCCTGCGCCAGCCGCAGCACAACGGCGGCTGA
- a CDS encoding POTRA domain-containing protein — translation MLLIAASPLAAQTVQVRDVDVRGAHALGERMVRAVVRTPEPRCRSVFLAPACALGIGGSRTRAALDTIQVRQDAERIDSLYAAWGYLEARTTPSITPSGSGVRVTFAVDEGQPVRVRSIAVRGFETIQPTIAQPDLLLRTGDPYAIPLLEASERRLANAAAERGHAFATVEASGSVDRAARLADVVLTVVPGPIAVFGATTVNPEPPLRERDVTSRLAYRPGERFSPAKVRRTQERLYALPIVQEARVEPVAGAAGDTSVNLRIGVTPTRVGAFQLEGIASSSTCLGAQGFASTRYAFGAPRVITLTAGGSNLLSSQLRGFPCTGGAGGEFSQPDWFVSGDWREPVGAETWLLLNAAVRRESSPRAYARRGVSGRVALARHVATGVDVIAGVAPERGNSEADEVFFCGVYGACAGAPLDRLTAPTTIIPAELTLSWQPPSARRAALGPVEGPAWEVAAPLWFYGARLALSGASDAAGSDVQYARAVAQGNVARRIGPRAELAARVRIGVIAGGNGSLPPHLRLYGGGPQGVRGVPVNLLGPKLLLADTTRLPAGCTLATGACDGITVGDDSVGLRSTGGTAVLETSAEARLWAARRLMLAAFVDFGAVRASPLAGTPAEVARTESLVTPGVGMQVVTAFGAVRVDAAYDPSRARRYPLFAPDPGGSGVIFLGNAVYDPYGGATGWTAFRRRIQLQLTMGGAF, via the coding sequence TTGCTGCTGATTGCTGCCTCGCCGCTGGCCGCGCAGACGGTGCAGGTGCGTGACGTGGACGTCCGCGGCGCGCACGCGCTTGGCGAGCGCATGGTGCGCGCGGTCGTCCGCACGCCGGAGCCGCGCTGCCGCTCCGTCTTCCTGGCCCCCGCGTGCGCGCTGGGGATCGGGGGATCGCGCACGCGCGCGGCGCTGGACACCATCCAGGTGCGGCAGGACGCCGAGCGGATCGACTCGCTCTACGCCGCCTGGGGATACCTGGAGGCGCGCACCACGCCTTCGATCACCCCGTCCGGCAGCGGCGTCCGGGTGACGTTCGCGGTGGACGAGGGGCAGCCCGTCCGCGTCCGCTCCATCGCGGTGCGGGGATTCGAGACGATCCAGCCGACGATCGCGCAGCCGGATCTCCTCCTGCGGACGGGGGATCCGTACGCCATCCCCCTGCTCGAGGCGTCGGAGCGGCGGCTGGCCAACGCGGCGGCGGAGCGCGGCCACGCCTTCGCCACGGTGGAGGCGTCGGGGAGCGTGGACCGCGCGGCGCGCCTGGCCGACGTGGTGCTGACCGTCGTCCCCGGGCCCATCGCGGTGTTCGGCGCGACGACGGTGAACCCCGAGCCGCCGCTCCGCGAGCGGGACGTGACCTCGCGGCTGGCGTACCGGCCGGGGGAGCGCTTCAGCCCCGCGAAGGTGCGGCGGACGCAGGAGCGGCTCTACGCGCTCCCCATCGTGCAGGAGGCGCGGGTCGAGCCGGTGGCGGGCGCGGCGGGCGATACGTCGGTGAACCTGCGCATCGGGGTGACGCCGACGCGCGTGGGCGCCTTCCAGCTGGAGGGGATCGCGTCGTCGAGCACCTGCCTGGGCGCGCAGGGGTTCGCGTCCACGCGCTACGCGTTCGGCGCGCCGCGGGTGATCACGCTGACGGCGGGGGGATCGAACCTGCTCAGCTCGCAGCTGCGCGGCTTCCCGTGCACCGGCGGCGCGGGGGGCGAGTTCTCACAGCCCGACTGGTTCGTGAGCGGCGACTGGCGCGAGCCGGTCGGCGCGGAGACGTGGCTTTTGCTGAACGCCGCCGTCCGCCGCGAATCGTCGCCGCGCGCGTACGCCCGGCGCGGCGTCAGCGGCCGCGTCGCCCTCGCGCGCCACGTGGCCACGGGGGTGGACGTGATCGCGGGGGTGGCGCCGGAGCGCGGCAACAGCGAGGCGGACGAGGTGTTCTTCTGCGGCGTCTACGGCGCGTGCGCCGGCGCGCCGCTGGACCGGCTGACGGCGCCGACGACGATCATCCCCGCGGAATTGACGCTGTCGTGGCAGCCGCCCTCCGCGCGCCGGGCGGCGCTCGGGCCGGTGGAGGGGCCCGCGTGGGAGGTGGCTGCGCCGCTCTGGTTCTACGGTGCGCGGCTGGCGCTGTCGGGCGCGTCGGACGCGGCGGGGTCGGACGTGCAGTACGCGCGCGCCGTGGCGCAGGGGAACGTGGCGCGGCGGATCGGGCCGCGCGCGGAGCTGGCGGCGCGCGTGCGCATCGGCGTAATCGCCGGCGGCAACGGATCGCTCCCGCCGCACCTGCGGCTGTACGGCGGCGGGCCGCAGGGAGTGCGCGGCGTCCCGGTCAACCTGCTCGGCCCCAAGCTGCTGCTGGCGGATACCACGCGCCTCCCCGCCGGCTGCACGCTGGCGACGGGCGCCTGCGACGGCATCACCGTCGGCGACGACAGCGTGGGGTTGCGGTCGACCGGCGGAACGGCCGTGCTGGAGACCAGCGCCGAGGCACGGCTGTGGGCGGCGCGGAGGCTGATGCTAGCGGCGTTCGTGGACTTCGGCGCGGTGCGCGCGTCGCCGCTCGCGGGCACGCCGGCGGAGGTGGCGCGGACGGAGTCGCTGGTCACGCCCGGCGTCGGCATGCAGGTGGTGACGGCGTTCGGTGCCGTGCGCGTCGACGCGGCGTACGATCCGTCGCGCGCGCGGCGCTATCCGCTGTTCGCGCCCGATCCGGGCGGGAGCGGCGTGATCTTCCTCGGCAACGCCGTCTACGACCCGTACGGCGGCGCCACCGGTTGGACCGCGTTCCGCCGCCGCATCCAGCTCCAGCTCACCATGGGCGGCGCGTTCTGA
- a CDS encoding deoxyribonuclease IV has protein sequence MLLLGAHVSTAGGCRNAPQRGADIGATAIQIFTKQPNRWAEVVLADEECDLYRGAVHTHGVAYAVAHDSYLINLATPDPVLRDRSLAAFRGELRRAARLGLDALVTHPGNATDGDVTRGLWQNAELIEQAMEEEGGTVEVLLETTAGSGKVLGSTFEQLRQMIDRISPAQQSRVGVCLDTCHVYAAGYDLREDYEGVVARFADVIGLERLRLFHLNDSMTPFASKRDRHAAIGEGSLGDEPFRRLMNDERFAAVPRVLETPKELPEDPKDQVTMDRRNLARLRSFVE, from the coding sequence GTGCTTCTGCTGGGCGCACACGTATCCACCGCCGGCGGGTGCCGCAACGCCCCGCAGCGCGGCGCCGACATCGGCGCCACCGCCATCCAGATCTTCACCAAGCAGCCCAACCGCTGGGCCGAGGTCGTGCTCGCCGACGAGGAGTGCGACCTGTACCGCGGCGCCGTGCACACCCACGGCGTGGCGTACGCCGTCGCGCACGACAGCTACCTGATCAACCTGGCCACCCCCGACCCCGTGCTCCGCGACCGCTCGCTGGCGGCGTTTCGCGGCGAGCTGCGGCGCGCCGCGCGCCTCGGCCTGGACGCGCTGGTGACGCATCCCGGCAACGCGACCGACGGCGACGTGACGCGCGGGCTCTGGCAGAACGCGGAGCTGATCGAGCAGGCGATGGAGGAGGAGGGCGGCACCGTGGAGGTGCTGCTGGAGACCACCGCCGGCTCGGGGAAGGTCCTCGGCTCGACCTTCGAGCAGCTGCGGCAGATGATCGACCGCATCTCGCCCGCGCAGCAGTCGCGGGTCGGCGTGTGCCTGGACACCTGCCACGTCTACGCGGCGGGGTACGACCTGCGCGAGGACTACGAGGGGGTGGTCGCGCGCTTCGCGGACGTGATCGGGCTGGAGCGGCTGCGGCTCTTCCACCTGAACGACTCGATGACGCCCTTCGCCAGCAAGCGCGACCGCCACGCGGCGATCGGCGAGGGCTCGCTGGGCGACGAGCCGTTCCGCCGGCTGATGAACGACGAGCGCTTCGCCGCCGTCCCCAGGGTGCTGGAGACGCCCAAGGAGCTCCCCGAGGACCCCAAGGACCAGGTCACGATGGATCGTCGCAACCTGGCCCGGCTGCGCTCGTTCGTGGAATAG